DNA from Agarilytica rhodophyticola:
AAATGACAAAGTACAGGCGCTTGCCAACCAAAATATTGGTAAAGCAAGATATGTTTTGGCGCTGAGTTAATCCACTCTTCCCCACGTATCACATGAGTAATTTCCATCAAATGGTCGTCGACAACGTTAGCTAAATGGTAGGTGGGCATGCCGTCGGACTTCATAAGAATCTGCGCGTCGACCATACTCCAATCTAATTCAATTTTTCCACGCAACAAATCCTCCACTTCACAGATACCATCGGTGGGAACATTCATTCTTACTACATAAGGAGTGTTGGCTGCTTCGCGCTCGGCCACTATCTTATCGTCAAGTTTTAAATCCTCAGGTTTTATCGCAGTATTAATGCCGGAGGCTTTACGCTCTGCTCGCAAAGCGTCCAGCTCTTCGGGTGTGCGGTAGCATTTAAATGCATGACCGGCCTCAAGCAACTGGTCTACATACTTCTTATATATATCTTTGCGTTCACTTTGACGATAAGGCCCCAAATTTCCCCCGACATCAGGTCCTTCGTCCCAGTCTAGTCCCAACCAACGTAAGGAGTCGAAAATGGCTTGCTCGGACTCAGGTGTGGAGCGGCTCTGATCAGTATCTTCTATACGCAGTACGAACTTACCGCCATGTTGCTTGGCATAACATAGATTAAATAATGCAATATATGCTGTACCAACGTGGGGGTCGCCGGTTGGCGAGGGTGCAATGCGAGTTCTTACGGTCATGAACAAAGCCTCTCGGGAAATAGTGTATTCACAAAAAAGGCGCGCATTATACGCCCCTTTAGAGCAAATTAACTATAGATGGCTATCAAGAAAAGCGTGGGATTTTGCTGTTTGTTTAGGCGCTTGACCTCACTCGAAGCTTCCGCCCCCAGCTCACGCCCCTTACCTACAATCCATTTAGGCATAGTGGGGTTATGAGCAAGGTGAGCAACGACACCAGACAGCAAAATAACCGCTTTTATTATGCCGATTTATATTTAATTTACTCTACTATCTAACGATGTATTTATTTACTGCCGTTAGCTTGAAATACTTAAATATGCACCAAAGTCTAATGACTCTAAATTGACAAATATACAAGCCCAGCTCTATGACTGACACACTCATCGATACCCTTCTTACCCGCAGATCTGTGGTTGCCCGAGATTTATGCGACCCGGGTCCAAATGAAAGCGAAGTGAAACAAATTCTTGCTGCCGGCCATCGTGTGCCGGATCATGGCAAAATTGGCCCCTGGCGTTTTATTATTTTTCAAAACGAGGCTCGGGCAACGTTCGGCCAACATTTGGCTGATATTTTTGCAAAGGAAAACCCTACTTGTGGTCCCAAGGTCGTGGAGTTTGAAAAAGAACGCTTCACTCGCGCTCCTCTAGTGATAGCTGTTATTAGCTCCCCCATCGAACATAAAGTACCTCAATGGGAGCAAGAATTAAGCAGCGGCGCCGTTTGCCAAAATATGTTGTTAGCTGCAAAGGCTTTAGGTTATGGCGCTCAGTGGTTAACAGAATGGTACGCCTTTAACAAAGAAGTGGATGCGCTACTCTCTCTTAAAGAAAACGAGAAAGTCGCCGGTTTCATATATATAGGTAATTACCGACAAGCTCCCCAAGAACGCAATCGTCCCGACTTAAATGAACGGGTAAGCTATTGGAATGATAGTGAAAGCTTGTAGCCATACACATGCACGGCTAGCATAAAAAGGGAAACTATTTCACTTATAGTTTCCACAAAAATCGTTGACACCTTTATCTACATTCTGGGTTAGTATATTTTTTATAAAAAAGAGTTAGCATCTACTAACCCCTCTCAGAAGGTAGAGACTGCCAATCTCCTCGACGTATTCTCACTGTAAAAAAACCTTAACAAATCTGTCGTTTATATTTCATAAATCTGATGAAAACTATGCCGCATTAAAGCACTTGGCGTGGGAAAAGATAGCTTGTGAAAAGACTATCTAAATGTCGATAACAACATAACAGCGCCGGCATTTAAGTTTTTCTATACGGAAGCCGGATGGCCTTCAGTTATTTCTTTACTTATTAATTTCTACGGTCTCATTGGAGAGTCGATAAAGATGAAAATTAAAACACTAGTTAGCCTTAGCGTATTATCTGCAGCACTTGTTGCTTGTGGTGGTGGCGATATTGAAATTGACGCACAGAACAATAGTACGACAACAACCACAACAAACAACAACGGTAGTTCAGGTGGCGGAACCACGACGCCTACTAACAATTGTGCATCTTACGTGCGTGGCGGTCAGACTATCGCGGGCCAGCCTGACGGTGCTAACTGTGTATACGGCACAGACTTCTCTGATTTAACAAATCCAATTGTTACCGACCCAACAACTCAAATTACTTTTAGCAATCTTCCTACTGATGGAGTTCATATCTTCCGCGGAAGCTTAGTTGTTGGTCAAAGTTTTAACACAGATGCTGACTTAACAAATGCAGGTCTCACTGCTGGTGGTACAGGCAGTGTTATCCGCCTTGAAGCCGGAGCAACTCTAGCTTTCCGCACTTCTGATGATTACATGGTAATTAACCGTGGCTCGCAAATTTTTGCTGAAGGTACTCAGCAAAATCCTATAACTATTACCTCTGTTAGTGATGCCGTTGACGGCACAGTCACTCCTGAAGCTGTGCAGGAATGGGGCGGTATGATCATCAACGGTTTCGGTGTTACAAACAAGTGTGCATACACAGGTAATCGCGGTGACGCAGGCTTTGCTCTAGCAGGCGAATGTCACGTAGCTGCTGAAGGCCGTTCTGGCTCAGCTCAAACTTTCTACGGTGGTGCAAACGACGCCGATAACTCCGGTGTGCTGCGTTATTTCATCGTTAAGCATACGGGTGCTGAAGTTGCTCCTGGTAATGAGTTAAACGGAATTTCATTTAACGCTGTTGGTTCAGGTACTGAGGTAAGCTACCTAGAAGCCTACTCAACTTTCGATGACGGTATCGAGTTTTTTGGTGGTGCAGTTAACGTTGACCATTACATCGGCTTATATGTTCGCGATGACTCTATAGACATCGACGAAGGTTACCGTGGCACTATTGATTACGCGTTGGTGATTCAGTCTGAAGGCGACGGCAACCGTTGTATGGAATCTGATGGTATCGGCAGCTATAGCAGCCAAACTCAAGCCACTATCGACGACTTTATCGCACGAGGCTTAAACTCAGCAGCAACTGTTCGCAACGTAACGTGCATTGTTTCTCCTTCTGCATTACGAGCTGACCTTGCTACAGCTATGCAAGACGAAGCTCTCGGCACGGCGACGCATGATCCCGGTCAAGGTTTCCGTATCCGCGAAGCGCATTTCCCAACTATCGAGAACGCAATAGTAACAACAGCTTACGCTGGCGACGTTCTTACTGGTGATGATGATTACAACTACTGTGTTCGTATCGATGACGAAGGTCAACAGGCCGCTATCGATGGCACTTTAACGCTTTCTTCTTCCATCGTAGCTTGTCAGGATCTTATCGATGGTGAGCTTGCAGGTGGTGCTTCAACGTTAGATTGGATTAACAACAACGGTGGCAACATCACTCGTCAAACGCCAGAAACGGGTGAAGATCCTGAAGCTGGAACAGCTCCTGACCTTGTTATTCTCGACAGCTTCTACTCACTAGCTATCACTGACACTATGATCAATGGTGCAGCTGCTAACGCGACAATCACGCCAACTGAATCACGTACATTTATCGGCGCGGTAACACGGGCTGATGATTGGACTGAAGGCTGGGCATTCGGATTGGCCGATGGCAACCGCGGTCAAGCACTTTGGATCGATCAATAAATCTGAGCAGAAAACATCGTTAATCAAACCTTATTGCCGTAATTGAAAGGCGCCTTACGGCGCCTTTTCTATATAGCGGACAAATAAAAACACATTTGACAACATGGGTCAGTTCAGATGAAAAAGTTTTTAAAGAAAGGAACAGCACTTGTCGCCTTTCCACTAAGCGCATTAAGCTTAGCAATTAGTGGCAGTATTTATGCTCAAGAAGCTGAGCAAGATGCACCTGAGCAAGAACAGACGTCGTCCGAAGAACGAAGTGCGCCACCGAAACGTAGAGTCGTTCTTGCCAATCCTATTGAGGAAGTTTTGGTATTAGGCAGAATACAAAGTGCTGCCGGTGACATTGTTTTAGAGCGAATGGAACAGGAAGTCGCCGTCGACCTTATCAGTGCCGAATTAATTAGCCGTATTGGTGATTCCAATGTTGCGACGGCATTACGTCGTGTACCAGGTGTTACCTTGGTAGATGATAAGTTTGTATTTGTTCGTGGCCTTGGGGAACGCTATTCAAGCACAACCCTTAATGGAGCCAACATACCTTCGCCAGATTTAACGCGAAACGTTGTGCCTTTAGATATTTTTCCGACATCAATTGTAGAGACTTTATCAGTACAAAAAGTTGCCTCTGCAGATATGGCCGCAGCCTTTGGTGGTGGTGCAGTAGATATTCGCACTAACGGTTTACCCGATGATTTTTTATTTTTTGCTGAAATTGGTATTGGTGACAATAGTAATTCAGGCGATTTCTTTACTTATAACGGTGGTGGTGATGATCGTTTAGGTAAGGACGATGGCACACGAGCACTGACACCAACACTTAGTAGTGCCCTCAATCGCTACCGCGGCAACTTCCGTAATATCGCAGAATTTGATGGTATTAGTGAGGCAGAAGCTCAAGAAGATGTTAGAAATTTAGCTTTAGAGTTAAATCGTGATATCACTATTTTCGAGAATCCAGAAGAGCTAGATCGTTCTTTTCAGGTTAACGTCGGTAATACTTTTGGCGTAACAGATGAAGCTGAGATCGGTTTCCTTGCTGGCATTTCTTATAATTCAAGCTGGCGTAATACTGAAACTACATTTGTTTTAAGTGATGACTTAATACCTGGAACAGATATCGCGCAAGATCAGGCGTTTGAAAAAGAAAGTACATTCAACGTTTCACTCACCGGAAACTTTAGCCTTGGCTTTCGTTTAAACGAAGAAAATACCGTCGAAACAACGACGGTTTATATTCGCAATACCGATGATGAAACCACGATTGAAGATAACTTTAATACGGATAATCCCATTACCAGCGGCACCTCTGATCGCTCCTATAACTTGCGTTATGAGCAGCGTGAATTGTTAGTGAATCAAATCCACGGCGAACACGAGTTAGGCTTTGCTACGCGGGAATTATTGGGTTTAGATTTTCTCGAGTCGTTAGATGGCTTGAAATTTAGCTGGTATTTCTCAGATAGTGAATCCACTACAGAAATTCCTAACGAAATTCGCGTGAATGGGCAAGCAGGTTTTATTCGCCCGTTCAGCTTAGAGACTAATGCTTCAACAGTACAAACCAACCTTTCCGCAGCAGATTATCGCTTTACTGATTTGGAAGATCATCTTGAGAGTGCGGGTTGGGAACTAGCTTACCCTATCGAGTTAACTAACTTTTCTATAGAGTTAAGTGGTGGTGCCGAATACTGGCGTAAAGCGAGAACTTACCGTCAGCTACAATTCGGTTTGGGTTCTAATGTTCAGTCCTCACCTAATGTGGGCCAGCCAGGTGAAGTT
Protein-coding regions in this window:
- a CDS encoding serine/threonine protein kinase, with the translated sequence MKIKTLVSLSVLSAALVACGGGDIEIDAQNNSTTTTTTNNNGSSGGGTTTPTNNCASYVRGGQTIAGQPDGANCVYGTDFSDLTNPIVTDPTTQITFSNLPTDGVHIFRGSLVVGQSFNTDADLTNAGLTAGGTGSVIRLEAGATLAFRTSDDYMVINRGSQIFAEGTQQNPITITSVSDAVDGTVTPEAVQEWGGMIINGFGVTNKCAYTGNRGDAGFALAGECHVAAEGRSGSAQTFYGGANDADNSGVLRYFIVKHTGAEVAPGNELNGISFNAVGSGTEVSYLEAYSTFDDGIEFFGGAVNVDHYIGLYVRDDSIDIDEGYRGTIDYALVIQSEGDGNRCMESDGIGSYSSQTQATIDDFIARGLNSAATVRNVTCIVSPSALRADLATAMQDEALGTATHDPGQGFRIREAHFPTIENAIVTTAYAGDVLTGDDDYNYCVRIDDEGQQAAIDGTLTLSSSIVACQDLIDGELAGGASTLDWINNNGGNITRQTPETGEDPEAGTAPDLVILDSFYSLAITDTMINGAAANATITPTESRTFIGAVTRADDWTEGWAFGLADGNRGQALWIDQ
- a CDS encoding TonB-dependent receptor domain-containing protein, encoding MKKFLKKGTALVAFPLSALSLAISGSIYAQEAEQDAPEQEQTSSEERSAPPKRRVVLANPIEEVLVLGRIQSAAGDIVLERMEQEVAVDLISAELISRIGDSNVATALRRVPGVTLVDDKFVFVRGLGERYSSTTLNGANIPSPDLTRNVVPLDIFPTSIVETLSVQKVASADMAAAFGGGAVDIRTNGLPDDFLFFAEIGIGDNSNSGDFFTYNGGGDDRLGKDDGTRALTPTLSSALNRYRGNFRNIAEFDGISEAEAQEDVRNLALELNRDITIFENPEELDRSFQVNVGNTFGVTDEAEIGFLAGISYNSSWRNTETTFVLSDDLIPGTDIAQDQAFEKESTFNVSLTGNFSLGFRLNEENTVETTTVYIRNTDDETTIEDNFNTDNPITSGTSDRSYNLRYEQRELLVNQIHGEHELGFATRELLGLDFLESLDGLKFSWYFSDSESTTEIPNEIRVNGQAGFIRPFSLETNASTVQTNLSAADYRFTDLEDHLESAGWELAYPIELTNFSIELSGGAEYWRKARTYRQLQFGLGSNVQSSPNVGQPGEVFTNANILNPDFGFQINVNNANADSYVAANKVSAAYGKFDVTWQDTWRVAAGLRWEDYQQVGLSWDPLDFDGSPLIPDAIEARAYDNTLRPDGVRSNVIADFFESATFADNDIFTSVALTYMTPNFFAEDFQLRLGFSETTVRPDLREITESSYIDPITDFLVFGESSLVPAQFKNYDIRAEWYFEDGDNLTLSLFYKDITDPIDVQEVPRSEDDRAVSIFNAESAEITGIEVELLKSLGNVSDLLEPFFIQGNFTVLDTNTVAGSRALNPTNPERDLVGASNAANLIFGFDSDDGKHAATMSYNWFGERLFFAGRAGQADVFEQPSNTLDMTYSYFPTDNLIFKLKAKNILDETVSFKRENESFTLLEEERGVNFSMSATLTF
- a CDS encoding nitroreductase family protein codes for the protein MTDTLIDTLLTRRSVVARDLCDPGPNESEVKQILAAGHRVPDHGKIGPWRFIIFQNEARATFGQHLADIFAKENPTCGPKVVEFEKERFTRAPLVIAVISSPIEHKVPQWEQELSSGAVCQNMLLAAKALGYGAQWLTEWYAFNKEVDALLSLKENEKVAGFIYIGNYRQAPQERNRPDLNERVSYWNDSESL